Proteins from one Sporichthyaceae bacterium genomic window:
- a CDS encoding NADPH-dependent FMN reductase — protein MSTSAGQVRVLCIGGSTRPNSSSEKAIRVAQAAAEAAGATTELILSRDLMLPIYDTETPHRTEGAVRFLEAVRAADALLIASPGYHGAMSGMIKNALDYLEDTNHDARVYLDGVPVGCIAVAYGWQATVSTLHSIRTVVHALRGWPSPLGGTVNASGPVFAADGTCTDDGARFQLQTIAAQVVEFAALRRAAAPAAVS, from the coding sequence ATGAGCACGTCAGCGGGGCAGGTGCGGGTGCTGTGCATCGGCGGTTCGACCCGCCCGAACTCCAGTTCGGAGAAGGCGATCCGGGTCGCGCAGGCGGCCGCGGAGGCTGCGGGGGCCACGACCGAGCTCATCCTGAGTCGCGACCTGATGCTGCCGATCTACGACACCGAGACCCCGCACCGGACCGAGGGTGCAGTGCGCTTCCTGGAGGCCGTCCGGGCCGCGGACGCGTTGCTCATCGCCTCGCCCGGCTACCACGGGGCGATGTCCGGGATGATCAAGAACGCGTTGGACTACCTCGAGGACACCAATCACGATGCGCGGGTGTATCTCGACGGCGTCCCGGTCGGGTGCATCGCGGTCGCCTACGGCTGGCAGGCCACGGTCTCGACGCTGCACAGCATCCGCACGGTGGTGCACGCCCTGCGCGGTTGGCCGAGCCCGCTCGGCGGCACGGTCAACGCCTCCGGACCGGTCTTCGCCGCCGATGGGACGTGCACCGACGACGGGGCGCGGTTCCAGTTGCAGACCATCGCTGCGCAGGTCGTCGAGTTCGCGGCGCTGCGTCGCGCGGCGGCACCGGCTGCGGTGTCCTGA